The Flavobacteriales bacterium sequence TTTGGTTCTGTGCTTATTGAAACATTTTCAGAGCAATTAGATGGAGAATATTCAATTAAAGATACTAAAGGTATTGGGGTGGAGTATTATTTTGTTTTTAAAAACCTAAAATAATGACTAGAATATTTCTTTCATTTCTTTTCATTACCTCCGCCTGTTTATTATTCAGCCAAACAGATTCAACAGTTTCCAAATTCACTAAGATAAAACCATACATTGTGCCCAGTTTTCTAATTTCTGGAGGAGTATACATCCATCATACATCCGGTCAACTTAGTCGATATAACCTTCAACAAAAAATACTGACACGATATCCTAACTCTCAAACGCATTTAGACGATTATTTACCTTTTATTCCAATTGGACAAATGTATTTGGGGAAAGCACTTGGAATGAAAAGTAAAAACAATTATTTTAACCAAAGTAAACAATTATTTTTTTCTCAATTCTTTACTTCTATCCTAACCCACACTTTAAAACGTACCACTCAAGTTACACGACCAGATCAAACCCCTCATGCTTTTCCTTCTGGACATACCTCTATGGCTTTTTCTTCTGCCTCAACGTTATTTTATGAATACAAAACACATCATCCTGTTTATGCCTATTCAGGCTTTATTTTTGCAAGTGCTACTGGTGGACTAAGAGTATTGAATAATCGACATTGGGTTTCTGATGTATTGGTTGGCGCAGGTATAGCGATATTAACGACTCATTTAGTCTATCATTTTGAGCCTTTAAAAAATTGGAACCCTTTTAATAAAAATAACAATACATCAACTAGAAACTTTTATTAAAAATGCATTGCTAAACAATCAAAAAGCCCAAATCTCTTGATTTGAGCTTTGAAAAACGATGTTTGATTTATTATTTTTCGTTTCCTATTTCCAGTAAGATTTCTGCAAGCTTTTCAGGCTGAGAAAAATTTGGTGTATGACTAGAATTTAGTGTATACGATTTCTTTACTTTTCCTTTATACATTGCTTGTTGTACACTAATTGGTATTGCTCTATCTTCGGTACACTCAATATAATACTTAGGTATTTTTCCAAAGTTTTCTGCTGTAATTTCCAATTCATACATCAATGGAGTCACTGGCTCTGGGACTATATACGATTTAGCTTTATTAAATGCTTCTTCTGAAATATCATGAGCAAAGGCATTTTGAATTTCATCTTCTTTAACTAATCCATATTTTTGATCTTCTGATAAATAAAAGTTTTCTACAGCCAAAGAGCCCTCTACCCCTTGTACTGCTTTGAAAAACGAACCTCCATTTGGCAATAGAAAAGCCGTTAAATAAACTAAACTTTTGACTTTATTCGGCCTTAACTCTGCTACTCTACTGACAGTAATACCATTAAAACTATGACCTACTAAAATAACAGGTTCTTCTTGATTGTCAATAATATTAATAATTGTATTCACATAATCATCCATAGTAATCGCTTCTGATGGTGTTTGGTCGTTTCCGTGGCCTGGCAAATTAGGGGTAAATACCTTGTGTCCATTTTTTATTAAAACTTCCGCAACATTCCCCCATTGCCAGCCTCCTAACCAAGCTGAATGTACCA is a genomic window containing:
- a CDS encoding phosphatase PAP2 family protein, which codes for MPSFLISGGVYIHHTSGQLSRYNLQQKILTRYPNSQTHLDDYLPFIPIGQMYLGKALGMKSKNNYFNQSKQLFFSQFFTSILTHTLKRTTQVTRPDQTPHAFPSGHTSMAFSSASTLFYEYKTHHPVYAYSGFIFASATGGLRVLNNRHWVSDVLVGAGIAILTTHLVYHFEPLKNWNPFNKNNNTSTRNFY
- a CDS encoding alpha/beta fold hydrolase, whose amino-acid sequence is MIKSKQLLIAPLLCLLFNIGCKNATKEEVEAEVLKASQTWISNFNKGNIKAIKKAYAKDAVMEAKPYGTYKGQEAIIQFWEPFIQSGASNLKYTNVKVRVVNSTKAIVSADWSMNVGSGLIINETWEKTNDKWKLTKDFFEVNRELKAQKQKATYVLVHSAWLGGWQWGNVAEVLIKNGHKVFTPNLPGHGNDQTPSEAITMDDYVNTIINIIDNQEEPVILVGHSFNGITVSRVAELRPNKVKSLVYLTAFLLPNGGSFFKAVQGVEGSLAVENFYLSEDQKYGLVKEDEIQNAFAHDISEEAFNKAKSYIVPEPVTPLMYELEITAENFGKIPKYYIECTEDRAIPISVQQAMYKGKVKKSYTLNSSHTPNFSQPEKLAEILLEIGNEK